The Sesamum indicum cultivar Zhongzhi No. 13 linkage group LG9, S_indicum_v1.0, whole genome shotgun sequence genome segment GTATCATgcctattttaattattttatctataaaaGACCTCATTTTGTCAAATAccctaacattttataaaatatttttatattttttaaactttaatatcttattttatctaaacacttcacaaacttattttttaaaataagatcaaaTTTTGTGCCGTAAGCTTAGTTTACCAGAATTGTATTTAatgttgaatttatattttaaatttggatCCAtcgattattttatttataaaaaaaaaatcaatgaacaaaataaatgGCTCTCCGGTACATAAGATGCACCAGGATGGTGTgtgtattaattgaaataaaaattttaataagatttaaaataaaaaaattcgcAAATATACGAATCGAAAAACGGGTCTActctataaaattacatttaatacatCCTATATATAGTTAGATTAAACctaaactattatttaaatgCCACCGCCTTCccccaaaaagaaagaaaaaatcaattatatttgatcTGGCATTGGAGCACCCCAAGACATTCTCCCTGATCTGGACGGCTTCatgctcctcctcctcttcaaCTCATCAAGCTGAGACTGCCACCTCATTCTCCACTCTCCTCTTTCCTCCATTCTCTGTTTTCAAGGAAAAAATTAGCATAATTCTACAAAATGTTCTCAAAATAagcagaaaaataatttaaaaaaatattacctcATCATATCGATATGGCGGCCTTCTAGCTGCTGAGAACCCCAAAGACGACCCCCCCGGNNNNNNNNNNNNNNNNNNNNNNNNNNNNNNNNNNNNNNNNNNNNNNNNNNNNNNNNNNGCCAGCCAAGTCTCTATCATACAGAGCGCGAGTGTTGGGGTCGGAAAGAGTCTCATAAGCCTCCTTCAGCATTATGAACCTCTTCGTGTGCTCGTCCACTCGGTCGGGTGGGGCGACGTCGGGATGGTACTTTCTCGCCATCTTTCTGTACGCTTTCTTGATGTCTGATGGAGTGCTTCCACCTTCTTTAATCCCCAGCAGTTGGTACAGTGTCTCCCTGGTTTCTGCGGGAGCGTAGAATGCCCCAACCCAGGCTCTTCTCGGCCCGGATGGTTTTCTGAATGAAATCCTTGATTTTCTCAAGTGGGCAGTGAAGGAAAGTTGTTCAGGGAAACGGGTTGGCGGGTTGGAGAATGAAGAAATGGGTTTTGAGAGTATAAACTTGCAGctcatttttgaagaaatgttTGTTGAGATGCTTCTATTCAGAGGTTCTTTTGGTATTTATTTGTGAGCGACATGGGTTACTTGCGTATGCCATGACGTCATAAATCCACATCATTTTATATCTACTAGAATTTTGTGAGGGTATTGGATTCACAAGTTTCTGACTTATATGTTGTTCCGGTTATCTCATAcccttcttttccttttttttttttaaaaaaataagaatattaacaataaaaataagacatgaattaagaaaaatcaGTTTGGATTGGACAAACAAGTGGCGAAAAAGAGGCCTCAAATGGACAATCGAAGCTTCTATGGTTGCAGTAGTCGAATGATGTTGGACGTAGGTTTGAATAAGTGGTGTTTGCGTCTTTTGGAATTGccaaaagttttttttttttttttttgttttttaggattcaaatatttcataacATCATAATATAAGgcgaaaaataatgaaataaaatgacaaTTACGAATTTGTATACTTATAGAAAATACCCAATACAAATTTTATCCAGAGCTAATTTATAAGGTGCAAGCAGAGGACAAATATCTTggcatatttatatttatatttatttaaaaaaatgtaaatttacaGCAAAATGAAATAGACTTACAAAAATACCATGAATGATTAGGTGAGCTAAGTGTTGCAcaatttattagtaattgaTTTGGTGggttattgaattaattcgaTAAAACCAgatcaaacaagaaattatCCGTTCCCTCTCTTgtgtttctctttctctctctctttgatAAGTCATTCCAGTTTTCTGTGTGAATAAGGAACGATTCGGATTTCAGAACCAACCCAACCTCATACACTCCTATACATAATTTCGGACTTGTCCACACACTTGTACCTACATTCAGTTTGCACACAGTTTTATTACCACTTTAACTGCATGCACCTCCACTTTGTTGATTTTCCAgtcttaaattttgactatcTTCCCTCAATGAATCACTGctgtaagaaaataatttaatacctACCTTTCTtcagaaaaagataaagagagagagagagagagagagaattgaaaAAACAGAATTGCCGAAAGGTAAAATATGAATTACTTCATATATACATTCACTACAGTGAATTTACAATTAAACAAAACTACTCCTAAACTGAAATTATGAATCATGAGGTTTGGCTGCGCATTCGAGCACCCCAAGACACTCTGGATCTGGAATTCGAATTCTCTCGCCGTCGCTTCAGTTCATCCACTTGAACTTCCCACCTATATTTCCACTCCCTTTTTTCCTCCATTCCCTGtccaaattaacaaaaaccCTTACAACTACGTACGACTAATTAACTTTTTACACAAaaggagataatataaatatacctGATGATACTGTCGAGATTTTCTGCCAGCTGAACACCCCAACCCGGACCCCGCAGCCAAATCTCTATCGTACGAAGCTCGTTTCTCCGGATTAGACAGCGTTTCATAAGCCTCGTGCACCAGAATAAACCTCCTCGTGTACTCGTCCACTCTCTCCGGTGGGGAAACGTCAGGGTGGTACTTTCTCGCCATCTCCTTGTACGCCTTCTTTATCTCGGAATAACTGCTTCCCGTCTCCGTAATTCCCAGCACTTGGTACAGTGTCTCCCGGGTTTCCACCGGCGCGTAAAAGGCCTGAATCCGGGCTCTGCCAGGCCTGGACCGGTTTCTGACTGAAATTCTTGATGTCGCCACCTGGGAACTGAAGGAAATGCTGGAGATAACGTTTGCTGTGACGGAGTTTGTGGGCTTTGCACAGAAGTGGAGGGTTGGTTCAGCGGTTGAAACTAAGTGAGCGCTCATCATTTTGGTTCTTTCAGTTTTTCGTTTTCCTGCGGTTTCTCTGTTTATTGTGCTGTGCTGCGCTTGTAAAAGTATTTATAGGAAGGAATGCAAGGCTGACATGGCAATACCGTGGATAAGTTTCCTGGAAATGTAGAGCATTAATTACACTCTACCCCCTCACTCTACCTTAAATTGCATTCAGATCcctaatctaattaatattttatttgattaaaataccATTAATATTGTATACATACATTCCACTTCAAATCCCTCtccactaaaaaaaaatatattataattaaaattcgaAAAACTAACAACTCAGGAATTATAATTGagtataaaaattacacaaaaaatattcaatataaaaactCGTTCTTAAGgccttttttcttaaaatatgatggacaattatatatctattttgacatttattcaagtaagtattatatattattattttagggattaaaattaaacctaAACTCTAATTAGACtgggaaaatatatttaaaccctTTTACCTTGTTAATTAACATGATAAGATATGATATGTTAGAGATTACATTACAGGGTAAGAGATGTTTGTTTTTGGTGTTTCAGTGGGCAGTGGCAGTGGTGGGCTTCAAATAAGCTGTCAATAATCAGCTTTGATTTAGGTACTTGGGGGTTTCTGCAACTTTGTCTTAAAAACACacaacttttattattttctcagaatttctttttcttgttacaTGTCGtaatctatattttattttgaccCACAAttgcattataaattataaattaaccgattttgagaaaattaatttcataaagaaCAATGTAATTGTGAGGTTTGAATTTACAATTTCGTAATTGATTGCACaagtgaaatatattaattcaatgctaatttttcttttaaagttaatgaataaaattaaaagattatttaatgattagtatataattttgattgaatttaatcaaaaaagtatttattaaaaaatagatcaaacgacaaaaacaaaatattattttatatataaaatagaaatttaatttaatgaatgaaTCCAATCCATACAGGGCAAGGCTCCAAAAAAATTCGGATAAGGTAcatttttgaagtttttaacacttaattttatttgtgtatgattatttcttatttattttgttggatGTAGCGTATGTTGTGGGGCTATATGATGGTTGAAATCACGTGGGGTGGTGCAGGTGCAGGTGCATGTGCATATGCAATCTCTGCCGCCCTACTTCATTGTCTAATACACGTAAAGTTTGTTCCttaaaccaataaaaataccTCAAACTCTTGAATCATTAGTATTTGAATTCAGGTGCAGTTCATGCTGCTGTTGGACTCTTAAGATTCATTTGCGTATTTCACACCCGTACCatactctttttttctcaacATTACTAATCATTGagttgatttttgtttatatgaaTTGAGTTTGGAATCGCATTATGGAATCACGACTAGTCCActagattttataaaattcttatcaGGTAAACAAGCACAGACATCAGCAACAGCGCCCATGGCCTAATGGATAAGGCGTCTGACTTCTAATCAGGCGATTGTGGGTTCGAGTCCCACTGGGCGtgcagaaattaaatttttttttatatcttttacttttttctgggaaaaacataaaatgaaatcttCACAATTCTTACATAATCTTTTACTTTTCcgaattttgtaatattagaaaaaaaaaatgttctcATCCAGAAGcgtttataaattataatcataattaaagttatctaacacatttttatttaattgcctcataaatataacaacaataataatttttattattatgaatattaccatattatatatataaataaaatcataataatatagataactATGAATGTgattatatgattataatcataattGCCAACAacgaatatataattaaaaattgttacATATTATTAAGACTCTGTGTTTTGTTGGTATATAAATGCGGAAAATGCCAAACCCAAACTACGTGTCGGCCGCCTAACAAGTAAAAAACCACACACATCTTTCTTAATTTGCCTACCAATATTTAATAGGCTTAGAATGTTATGGGGAAATTTTTGGccatgttattatttttttcatttataaattatagctacctcttctaaaatttaacataattataaatattctttcattaattataaaattataagtatcttcatcaaataaaaaaaaataattatgtaattcttcgATGATGAGGTagaaaaaatactattttatccttttctattttttctttaaaaaatataaaaagaattacatatgGCGGGTAAATAATGATTTGAggttattaattcataaaaatattttataaaaaaaaatacaagtatataaattataattcataatgtaATAGCATTTTCGCTAGTTTACTATTAAAAAACGAACGAAAGCTTAATAAAATGGTTtcgtattttataaaatacaagtatataaattataattcataatgtaATAGCATTTTCGCTAGTTTACTATTAAAAAACGAACGAAAGCTTAATAAAATGGTTTCGTTGttgtacaaatattaaaattaaggggtaagataattataattttttaaatataaaaaaatatatataattatactgaaTCGCAGTACGTAGatggaataaaaatttattccttttttttgggtcacgaggaaaaaaaaagttgacgCAAATTGTCCttctttactaaaaaaaatgttattataaaaatataaaccaCAATCAAATAAACCAACATAACAAAAATTGTTGATGATTGTTAATCAACATTGGGCATTACATTTAACTATGGGTATGCCCTCAACTTTTACATAATCTTTAGTAATATCTAATGTCTTGGGCTGAAATAACGATAAGAATTATTGTGCAatcgtaattaattattatttgttacaataattttaattataataattaattctgataaataattataatatattcaatgaCTGTAGCAGTATTTTGGGGCTTGCTAGTTGCCACCGGCTCAGGGCGTTACCGCCTCCGCCGTGACGTAAGTTACAAGTCTGAAAGGACAAGCATTTAacgatttaattaataataaaaaactgCTGCCGCGCCGTGGCCGTCGCCCTTGCATCCATCTGTTCTGGTGGGGCATTGGGGAGGTGGCAGGGGCGCAGAGGGAAGGTTGGCGCAGCGCATGTGGCGGAGGTGATCGGGGAGgggagtaattttttttttttcaaatactttaatatatatttttaattaataaaatatgaaccaatgattttttttataaatttaatatccaACTGCTAAAATTAATTGCCCAGATCTGATTGTTCTAGTATAATCAATACAAATCCAAcgttcaataaaataaaaaataatatatattaagtaagagtataatagttattttattaaaaaaataacgtCGTTGGTTATATATAACGGAGATGGATGATTGGACtgagtttttaaaatacaagcattgttttatctatttttaaattagagaaatttttttactgaAGTTATAAAACATATGGggtttttatgtaatttagcCCATAGAAAAAATCTATGAATTGGGCTGATGGATTGGGTACTCACAAACAATTAGTAGTAAAATTGGGGCGGTGCGGTGAATTCAATAGccccatatatatttttgtccaaGGATACaacttatcaaaattaaattcatttcaaTCCAAATCAGTTTCAACAAcctaaagaaaatgaataatatatatatcaattcataacttttttaatttcagaatccaataaaaaaacttaaaaatgctaataatttaattaatattataaggaAGTATTAgtattatgtatatgtatatgtataatttaattaatattataagaataccattaattaataattatacatatacatatatgctaataatttcttttatttaatctaattatacatatacataatggtattcttcttctttttgtaatcTGATctgcataatatatatatagtggaacacacatatttcatatataataaaaataaaaatattgaggaAATCATGTCTGtgctttactttttcttttttgagattaaaattcagataattttatgactatttattctttttttatccaaaaccaaaacaaataaattatcctttatttttatttaaatttagatgaGTGTATAATCCTTAATCTTTATCcagaaatcaagaaactttttgatgagataaatatttaatcgATAACATAATTcaaagttatttttatatgtctTTTTATTGATTCATTACTTTCATATTAAATCATAGAACATTTATCATAActcctttttatattaaaaaaattgaattgtttacactttttagaaaatatatccGAACCTTGGTACaggtattataattattag includes the following:
- the LOC105170131 gene encoding chaperone protein dnaJ 20, chloroplastic-like; this translates as MMSAHLVSTAEPTLHFCAKPTNSVTANVISSISFSSQVATSRISVRNRSRPGRARIQAFYAPVETRETLYQVLGITETGSSYSEIKKAYKEMARKYHPDVSPPERVDEYTRRFILVHEAYETLSNPEKRASYDRDLAAGSGLGCSAGRKSRQYHQGMEEKREWKYRWEVQVDELKRRRENSNSRSRVSWGARMRSQTS